The Candidatus Woesearchaeota archaeon genome segment AACAGCACAATTGCCTTAACAAACTTACCCATCTCTTTCTGTATTTCGCTGGAAAAGCGCTTGGCTGTCTCTAGGTCTTCCTTATTATACTTATGAATATTCGGATTTGGCCTTTCGGGTATGTCGATTTCCATATTAGCCCACAAACTCTTTTATTGGTTCAGGATTAAAGATGAGCTTATATAAAATTTAGTAACTACGTAAAAATTGTAAATAAACAACAAAAAGAATAAAAACAAAAGAATAAAGCTATTAATATGCTGTTAAGATTAAAAGAGGAGTTGGGAAGCATGACCAATGCTTTTGACATAATCTATGTTCTTGAAGGCAATAAGCCGGGGGCGAGAATAATGTACCACGGGAATAAAAGAATACTGCGGCTATTAAAAGACATGGGGCTTGATTATGCGCTGTCGGATTACAAAGTTTTAAAGCACACTGATAAAACGAGGAATTATTCTGACAAGGGCATAAAGGCAGCCAGGCAGGATAGAAGGGAAGGCAGCTTTTTCCTTTATGTTTCAAGAGGCAGGGAATGGGCTGAAGAAGCAAAGAATGCTGAGGCTGGAGGCAATGACATCCTGCTGGGAAAGCTTTTGGGATATCCTGAATGCTGTGTTGAGTTTTTTGAAAAACATAAGAAAGAAGCTGCTGAGACCACAAATGACTTTACTGTATTTACATTCAGGGAAAGCAGCGGCATAGTGTTTCCCTGGCAGAACAATTTCTGCTTAAGGGGATTTGACATAAGCCTTATATCGCACTTTCCCTGCTCTTTCAAATGCGGGGCAAGCAGGAAGACTGCCGAATCCAACTTCGAAGTTATTGAGAAATACGGGCATGATGTCCCTGCTTATTTCAGCTCTGCACTTAAATGCGGGATAATGTATGCGCAGGGAGTGGGGGTTTACTGCTTCCCGGGGATTAAAATTGAAGGGAGGGATTTGCTGTATAACCCGAACCAGGTTATAGCCTCTAACAGAAACGAGCTTTATGGCCTTATAAGGAAGAGGGACAAAATAACCTTATTAGGCAGGGGCCATTTTCGCATAAGGGATATTGAGATAGAGGATGATCATACTTTCTTTGGCCTGTTCTCATAGACAAACACATCGAAATGCTTTGTAAGGAAATGCCCTGACTGCTCCAATGTGCGGGGCTGGAAAATCGAGGAATAGACAATAAGCTTTCCGTCCAGCTCTCTTGATACCTTATTCTCGAGCCTTAGTGTAAATTCAGAGTCTGGCGCTATAAACAGGATGTCATATTTGCTGAAATCTGCCTTATAGAAATCGCTGTTTAAGAAAGCGGCATTATGGATGCCGATCTTCTTCTTCATCCTCAAAGAGATGTCAAAGAACTCTTTCTCTATTTCTATCCCGTAAGCGCGCTTAAAGAAAAGAGAAGCTATCATGACTGCAATCCCGTCGCCTGAACCAAGATCGAGGAAAACTTTTTCCTTATCCCCATACTTCTGGAATATCCTGTATACCTCCTTGGCAATTGAAGGCGCCCAGACACGCTTATTAAGATGCTTTACCAAAATACTGTTTTTAAGAAGAAAATTCCTGTGAAGCTCTTCGTAAGCCTGCTTTATCTGCCGGTATTTCTCCATATCGACAGGAGTATTCTGAAGTTTTTAATGATTTAGAATTTTTATTATCTACATGAAAGTAGAAAAAATTATAAATAAAGAGGGAATTAATGTCATATGAAAGCTTCACACAAAAGGGAAATCCTGCTGCTAGTTATCCTAATGGTAATGTTCCAGGCTTTTTTTGTGATTGCGTTCATAAATCTTAAGAGAGAATTGCCGGTCTTCGGGCTGAACATACCATACAGGATAGAGGATTATATTATAATTACTTTGTCTTTCTTATCTATAGTAAGAATATTCTGGACACTATTAAAACATTAGACTTCCTTGTTATGGTACTGCTTCTGGTATTCCTGTATATTTCTTATAAGGTCTTTATTCATGTACTTATAATCAATAATGTCAAAGAAATCCCTTGACTTTACCAATTCACGAATTTCTTCAATTTTCCTGACCGGATTAGGCTTCTTCATCTTTCTCTGGTCTGCTATATTTTCCGGAATGGGCTCTGATAACTGCTCTGCTACAAGGTCGTCTCTGGGCTTGATGTCATATTCGGTCTTTTTCTCCCCTGATTTTTGCTCTGCTAAAAATCCCGGCTTTTTATAGCCTGCAACTTCTTGGGAATATGCATCCTGCTTATCATGCTCATTATGCCCTTCTTTTGTTTTTTCCGGCTCGCTTAACTCATCCTCAAGGTTTTCGTGCTGCTCCTCTTCCTGTGAAATACCCTCCAGATTGCCTTCGGGCTCCCTTATCTCTTCATATATTTCAGCGCTTTTTTCCTTTTGTTTTTCCTGCCTCTGAGCCTGTTTTTTTCCCTGTTTTTTTCCCTGTTTTTTTCCCTGTTTTTTTCCCTGT includes the following:
- a CDS encoding DUF483 domain-containing protein, with product MLLRLKEELGSMTNAFDIIYVLEGNKPGARIMYHGNKRILRLLKDMGLDYALSDYKVLKHTDKTRNYSDKGIKAARQDRREGSFFLYVSRGREWAEEAKNAEAGGNDILLGKLLGYPECCVEFFEKHKKEAAETTNDFTVFTFRESSGIVFPWQNNFCLRGFDISLISHFPCSFKCGASRKTAESNFEVIEKYGHDVPAYFSSALKCGIMYAQGVGVYCFPGIKIEGRDLLYNPNQVIASNRNELYGLIRKRDKITLLGRGHFRIRDIEIEDDHTFFGLFS